Proteins from one Candida orthopsilosis Co 90-125, chromosome 2 draft sequence genomic window:
- a CDS encoding Yme1 protein (S. cerevisiae homolog YME1 has role in chronological cell aging, misfolded or incompletely synthesized protein catabolic process and localizes to i-AAA complex), whose product MNNLIRVIPLAQGLKKTQNNTITRCMSTYLATAVRNKVHQRNLLQSRPTANPFITSCRSVSNSTISLLQQQEQMANNDLNNASAQYEFYKSLLANNYPHIVVQRYETPGIAASPECTQLYIDALNKIGKKGRADQVTNALHQSNKYQGAGNVAPVGGLPHGFGSRYEPVHVVVSESLLTILSKWLKWLIPIALITYGATNAFNYLVENGTIFKNAEVNDKSVDVSQSTVRFSDVQGCDEARAELEEIVDFLKDPSKFTGLGGKLPKGVLLTGPPGTGKTLLARATAGEAGVPFFFMSGSEFDELYVGVGAKRIRELFGQAREKSPAIIFIDELDAIGGKRNPKDQAYAKQTLNQLLVELDGFSQTEGIIIIGATNFPESLDKALTRPGRFDKEVIVDLPDVRGRVDILKHHMRNVETADNVDPSIIARGTPGLSGAELMNLVNQAAVHASQLSAPAVDMSHFEWAKDKILMGAAKKKMVITEESRINTAYHEAGHAIMAMFSAGATPLYKATILPRGRALGITFQLPEMDKVDMSKKECFARLDVCMGGKIAEEMINGKENVTSGCSSDLSNATGVARAMVLSYGMSDKIGPVKLSDDWESWSPEIKNLADNEVRDYLVESESRTRKLLQEKKLELQRLAEGLLEYETLTKDEMDKIVRGEVINKEKTVSNTIIKKPSSSTPDKIRDGLSLKSK is encoded by the coding sequence ATGAACAATTTAATACGAGTAATACCTTTAGCTCAAGGACTAAAGAAGACACAGAACAATACTATAACAAGATGTATGTCCACATACCTTGCAACTGCAGTACGTAACAAAGTACATCAACGTAATCTATTGCAATCAAGACCAACGGCAAATCCATTCATCACGTCATGCAGATCTGTATCCAACTCAACGATATCCCttttacaacaacaggAGCAAATGGCAAACAACGACTTAAATAATGCTAGTGCTCAATATGAATTCTACAAGTCATTATTAGCAAACAACTATCCCCatattgttgttcaaaGATATGAAACACCAGGTATTGCAGCATCGCCCGAGTGTACTCAGTTGTATATAGATGCTTTGAACAAGATTGGTAAAAAGGGAAGAGCTGACCAGGTGACAAACGCTTTGCATCAAAGTAATAAATATCAGGGGGCTGGTAATGTTGCCCCTGTGGGTGGATTACCTCATGGCTTTGGCTCTAGATATGAACCAGTACATGTTGTTGTTAGTGAATCCTTGTTGACTATATTATCCAAATGGCTTAAATGGTTGATTCCAATAGCTTTGATTACCTATGGGGCCACTAACGCTTTTAACTATTTGGTTGAGAATGGTACCATTTTCAAGAATGCTGAAGTAAACGACAAGTCGGTTGATGTTAGTCAAAGCACAGTTAGGTTTTCCGATGTTCAAGGTTGTGATGAAGCAAGAGCTGAATTGgaggaaattgttgattttttgaaagatcCTTCGAAATTCACTGGTTTGGGTGGTAAATTGCCCAAGGGTGTTTTGTTGACAGGCCCTCCAGGTACTGGTAAAACCTTGTTGGCAAGAGCAACTGCTGGTGAGGCTGGAGTcccctttttctttatgTCTGGttctgaatttgatgaattgtatgttggtgttggtgcCAAGAGAATTAGAGAATTATTTGGACAAGCTAGAGAAAAATCACCAGCAATTatattcattgatgaattggatgcTATTGGAGGTAAGAGAAACCCCAAAGATCAAGCATATGCTAAGCAGACTTTGAACCAGTTGTTAGTTGAATTGGATGGTTTTAGTCAAACTGAGGGTATTATCATTATTGGTGCAACCAATTTCCCTGAATCTTTAGATAAGGCATTGACTAGACCAGGAAGATTTGATAAGGAagttattgttgatttgcCTGATGTTAGGGGTCGtgttgatattttaaaGCATCATATGCGTAATGTTGAAACAGCCGATAATGTTGATCCATCAATCATTGCTAGAGGTACTCCTGGACTTAGTGGTGCTGAACTTATGAATTTGGTGAATCAAGCTGCCGTTCATGCATCTCAATTATCTGCTCCTGCTGTTGATATGTCACATTTTGAATGGGCCAAGGATAAGATCCTTATGGGTGCAGctaaaaagaagatggtTATCACCGAAGAATCGAGAATAAATACGGCATACCATGAAGCTGGACATGCCATTATGGCTATGTTTTCAGCTGGTGCTACTCCCTTGTATAAAGCAACCATTTTGCCTAGAGGTAGAGCATTAGGTATTACATTCCAATTACCAGAAATGGATAAAGTTGACATGAGCAAAAAGGAATGTTTTGCCAGATTAGATGTTTGCATGGGTGGTAAAATTGCTGAAGAAATGATTAATGGTAAAGAAAATGTTACATCTGGATGTTCATCCGACTTAAGTAATGCTACCGGTGTTGCAAGAGCAATGGTATTATCTTATGGTATGAGTGATAAGATTGGACCCGTCAAATTAAGTGATGATTGGGAAAGTTGGTCACCAGAAATTAAAAACTTGGCAGATAATGAAGTACGTGATTATCTTGTTGAATCAGAATCAAGAACTAGGAAATTGTTGcaggaaaagaagttggagTTACAGCGATTGGCTGAGGGTTTATTGGAATATGAGACTTTGACTAAGGATGAAATGGATAAGATTGTACGTGGTGAAGTTATAAACAAGGAAAAGACTGTTAGTAATACTATTATCAAAAAGCCTTCGTCGTCTACTCCCGATAAAATCAGAGATGGGTTAAGTTTAAAACTGAAATAA
- a CDS encoding Brn1 condensin complex subunit has product MTSEFTTQYSKKKIKIIPIALKSVNKNQKLSNPVPNSMHVPTMSAQVLPKKRSKGDKRINSHNNASSGHISNHRNHHTVSRSTPQTNRIISGNQNGSAATRRVISNRVASHTRHVSRSLAHDDLSNESFEEVGIGFNENKHQILTNFEEWIKMSTDNKINIKNSWQFALIDYFHDLNVIKDGDHINFQRASATLDGCIKIYSNRIDSAATETGKLLSGLASKQNEKPRSSTSADDDGDALDGERVASDNEDENEDGTKKKRKVNKVVESTLVEFDTIRIKKLDQELAIDPLFKKALAEFDEGGAKSLLLNTLSIDSSGRVVFDATSTQNAQGMDDVNTQDLIDDADVDLSDLGQILFEDPIPIGEKSICPSLDEFRSALDDLHKAKSILNDFNTRMNDVQEIEMDQNDYDMDNDFGFDDFGDQEGLETPLNDNDLLNHVNESVMQKLFEEKTDPYTQSKTNTALLDEDLMNYFDEKLKISWAGPEHWKVSAFKKANNIDQFAKEKKPDISAPKKKKAVTAIDFFSSENVDEDLLFKSHKDPNFINLKSTNIYEVYDADIYEEIKEKNLLPDDIKFTSSRLVSLIQKPNTPIMYFPRTPIAYDTNEQGKLTDSNFFAEQYQARETQEQDGENPDDRERLAHSFHQAEYEDFDNDYDGIDFNDALQDVPENGISGQESYPLGATSESQLNSQPAGVIGKRRTEFVNFSRVAKRVDIKLLKDNIWRAMLEGVADKAVDNNNNSEPRRIRFNEVLRKVKTMYTSEQVKELSTSFCFICVLHLANEHGLTIKGNETNDNLEIIGI; this is encoded by the coding sequence ATGACACTGGAGTTCACGACACAAtattcaaagaagaaaatcaaaataattcCCATTGCGTTAAAAAgtgtaaacaaaaatcagaaattgtcaaatcCAGTCCCTAATTCCATGCACGTCCCCACAATGTCTGCTCAAGTACTACCTAAAAAACGATCAAAAGGAGACAAAAGAATCAATAGTCATAATAATGCATCATCAGGTCACATAAGCAATCATCGTAATCATCACACTGTCTCACGACTGACACCCCAAACCAACCGCATAATATCTGGCAATCAGAATGGCAGCGCGGCGACTAGAAGAGTAATACTGAATAGGGTAGCTTCGCACACAAGACATGTTAGTCGTAGTCTAGCTCATGATGATTTAAGTAATGAgtcatttgaagaagttggaattggattcaatgaaaacaaacatcaaattttaacaaattttgaagaatggaTCAAAATGTCAACTGAtaataaaatcaatatcaagaACTCGTGGCAGTTTGCATTGATCGATTATTTCCATGATTTAAATGTTATTAAAGATGGCGATCATATTAATTTTCAACGTGCTTCAGCTACTTTAGATGGATGTATAaagatttattcaaatagAATTGACTCTGCTGCGACAGAGACTGGGAAACTTTTGAGTGGATTGGCCTCAAAACAGAATGAAAAGCCAAGGAGCAGTACCTCAGCCGATGATGACGGTGATGCACTAGATGGCGAAAGAGTCGCTTCagataatgaagatgaaaatgaagatggaacaaagaagaaacgTAAAGTGAATAAAGTTGTCGAGTCGACTCTTGTGGAGTTTGATACTATACGGATAAAGAAATTAGATCAGGAATTGGCAATAGATCCATTATTTAAAAAAGCACTTGCTGAGTTTGATGAAGGTGGTGCAAAGAGTCTATTGTTGAATACGTTGAGTATTGATTCCTCGGGAAGAGTTGTATTTGATGCGACTTCAACTCAAAATGCTCAAGGGATGGATGATGTTAACACACAAgacttgattgatgatgcaGATGTTGACTTATCTGACTTGGGCcaaattttatttgaagATCCCATACCAATTGGGgagaaatcaatttgtccatctcttgatgaatttcGATCTGCTTTGGATGACTTACATAAAGCCAAAAGCATACTTAACGATTTCAACACCCGAATGAATGATGTTCAAGAGATTGAAATGGACCAAAATGATTACGATATGGATAACGATTTCGGATTTGATGACTTTGGCGATCAAGAGGGACTAGAGACTCCTTTAAATGATAATGATCTACTAAACCATGTCAATGAAAGTGTTATGCAAAAATTATTCGAAGAGAAAACTGACCCTTATACTCAATCTAAAACTAATACAGCATTATtggatgaagatttgatgaattactttgatgagaaattgaaaatcagTTGGGCTGGACCTGAACATTGGAAAGTCTCAGCTTTTAAAAAGGCAAATAATATTGACCAATTTGCTAAAGAAAAGAAGCCAGATATTTCAGCTccgaaaaagaaaaaagctGTTACGGCTATTGATTTTTTCAGTCTGGAGAATGTAGACGAAGATCTACTATTCAAGCTGCATAAAGATcccaatttcatcaacttgaaGTCAACAAACATTTATGAGGTTTACGATGCTGATATATATGAAGAgatcaaagaaaagaatttattACCAGATGATATCAAGTTTACTTCCTCTAGATTAGTCAGTTTGATTCAGAAACCGAATACACCAATTATGTATTTCCCTAGAACCCCAATTGCTTATGATACCAATGAGCAAGGGAAACTTACAGACTCGAATTTCTTTGCTGAGCAATACCAAGCTAGGGAAACTCAAGAACAAGATGGTGAAAATCCTGATGATAGAGAGAGGTTAGCCCATTCTTTCCATCAAGCCGAATATGAAGATTTCGATAATGATTACGATGGAATAGATTTCAATGATGCATTACAAGATGTACCTGAAAACGGAATTAGTGGACAAGAATCATACCCCTTGGGTGCAACATCGGAATCCCAGCTTAATTCACAACCGGCTGGAGTCATTGGTAAGCGAAGAACAGAGTTTGTCAACTTCTCCCGTGTTGCCAAAAGAGTCGAtattaaacttttgaaagataACATATGGAGAGCCATGCTTGAAGGTGTTGCTGACAAGGCAGTGgacaataacaataataGTGAACCCAGAAGAATTAGATTTAATGAGGTGCTTAGAAAAGTCAAGACTATGTACACATCAGAACAAGTTAAGGAACTATCCACcagtttttgttttatttgtGTTTTACATTTGGCTAATGAACATGGATTGACTATCAAAGGTAACGAGACCAATgataatttggaaattatAGGGATATAG